A genomic window from Candidatus Scalindua japonica includes:
- a CDS encoding protein kinase domain-containing protein: MKAFDFSSALHTPDPIQEISNMTKAFIAERDILEKCKKRKLSKVSLPVASGSTQVPGFAGLDAIVYYLIFEKAKTDIRSQLSNLNNIDMAWCFRSLQNAATGIQQLHISNVAHQDLKPSNILIFESEKEKISDLGRASDLVIESANDELCMPGDRGYAPFEQFYKIKYSNDFTKRFSIDMYHLGSLFFSYFLQMSATQSITLNLKKANNKIPLGKDFTHDLPLIINAFQDSMIALEAELSKYLTKTLAETISIINELCHPDPDKRGNPKTFIRSYGQFDLQRYISIFNKLAKYAEMNYL, translated from the coding sequence TTGAAAGCATTTGACTTTTCGAGTGCACTTCATACTCCCGACCCAATACAAGAAATTAGCAATATGACTAAAGCTTTTATTGCTGAACGTGACATACTAGAAAAGTGCAAAAAAAGAAAATTGTCAAAAGTATCACTTCCCGTTGCTTCGGGAAGTACTCAGGTTCCAGGATTTGCGGGTTTAGATGCCATAGTGTATTACCTTATTTTTGAAAAAGCAAAAACAGATATTCGGTCACAGTTAAGCAATCTAAACAACATTGATATGGCATGGTGCTTTCGTTCACTTCAGAATGCTGCAACCGGAATTCAACAACTTCATATTTCTAATGTAGCACATCAAGACTTGAAACCATCAAATATATTAATTTTTGAAAGTGAAAAAGAAAAGATTTCCGATCTAGGCCGTGCTTCCGATCTTGTGATTGAATCAGCAAATGACGAGTTGTGTATGCCAGGAGACAGGGGTTATGCACCTTTCGAACAATTTTATAAGATAAAATATTCAAACGATTTCACTAAAAGATTTAGCATAGATATGTATCATCTCGGTAGTCTTTTCTTTTCGTATTTTCTTCAAATGTCGGCAACCCAAAGCATTACACTAAACTTAAAGAAAGCAAATAATAAGATTCCTTTAGGCAAGGATTTTACTCATGATTTACCTTTAATAATTAACGCCTTTCAAGATTCTATGATTGCATTAGAAGCGGAATTGTCAAAATATCTCACAAAAACTCTTGCCGAAACAATTTCAATTATTAATGAATTATGTCATCCAGACCCGGATAAGAGGGGTAATCCAAAGACTTTTATAAGGTCCTACGGTCAGTTTGATTTACAAAGATATATAAGTATATTTAACAAACTTGCAAAATATGCGGAAATGAATTACTTATGA
- a CDS encoding restriction endonuclease subunit S encodes MDFTKTKYLTHKRAKTFKKGVAKHDDVLFAHNATVGPVAILKTNLDFVILSTTLTYYRCNKFFLFPDYLALYMISDFFVNQYTEVMRQATRNQVPITKQRTFFHLVPPLSVQKSIVAILDKAFAAIAKAKANAEQNLKNAKELFESYLQSIKAEKKPLSNLVDIKTGKLNANAAVENGKYPFFTCSREIFAIDNYAFDLEAILLAGNNASGDFNVKHHKGKFNAYQRTYVITVNKENKVLYRYLYFQLLNSLKEFKKKSVGANTRFLKLGMIQEMQIALPSITEQQTIVKKLDTLSAETKKLEAIYQQKADDLEELKKSVLQKAFNGELTEKEIAL; translated from the coding sequence ATTGATTTTACTAAAACAAAATATCTAACTCATAAAAGGGCAAAAACTTTTAAAAAGGGAGTGGCGAAACATGATGATGTTTTATTTGCACATAATGCTACGGTTGGTCCTGTCGCAATTTTGAAAACAAATTTAGACTTTGTCATTCTAAGTACAACACTGACATATTATAGATGTAATAAATTTTTTTTGTTTCCTGATTATTTAGCTCTCTATATGATTTCTGATTTTTTTGTCAATCAGTATACAGAAGTAATGAGACAAGCTACAAGAAATCAGGTTCCTATTACCAAGCAAAGAACATTTTTTCATTTAGTACCCCCACTCTCCGTGCAAAAAAGCATAGTAGCCATTTTAGACAAAGCCTTTGCCGCCATAGCCAAAGCAAAAGCCAATGCCGAACAAAACCTTAAAAACGCCAAAGAACTTTTTGAGAGTTATCTGCAATCAATAAAAGCTGAAAAGAAACCATTAAGCAATTTGGTTGATATTAAAACAGGAAAACTAAACGCGAATGCTGCAGTTGAAAACGGTAAGTATCCATTCTTTACTTGCTCTCGTGAGATATTTGCGATTGACAATTATGCCTTTGATTTAGAAGCAATCCTTTTGGCAGGAAATAATGCAAGTGGCGATTTTAATGTAAAACATCACAAAGGGAAATTTAATGCTTATCAAAGAACGTATGTAATTACCGTTAACAAGGAGAATAAAGTACTTTATCGCTATTTGTATTTTCAGTTGTTGAATAGTTTGAAGGAATTTAAAAAAAAGTCAGTTGGAGCGAACACTCGTTTTTTAAAATTAGGAATGATACAAGAAATGCAAATTGCATTACCGAGTATTACAGAACAACAAACCATAGTCAAAAAGCTTGACACCCTTTCAGCCGAAACAAAAAAACTGGAAGCCATCTACCAGCAAAAAGCAGATGATTTGGAAGAGTTGAAAAAATCAGTATTACAAAAAGCCTTTAATGGTGAACTAACCGAAAAAGAGATTGCCCTATGA
- a CDS encoding helix-turn-helix transcriptional regulator, producing the protein MKIESELDRERYVDIKTVSTYTSLPVKTIYDWSNQGKFPCIKYGRRILFDLQDVDKAMANLKRPYLDHENTINKIIGDLHSNGI; encoded by the coding sequence ATGAAAATCGAATCTGAGCTAGATAGAGAAAGATATGTGGATATCAAAACAGTATCCACATATACCTCTCTCCCGGTAAAGACTATATACGATTGGTCGAATCAGGGAAAATTCCCCTGTATTAAATATGGGAGACGTATTCTATTTGATCTTCAAGACGTAGATAAAGCAATGGCCAACTTGAAACGACCGTATCTTGACCATGAGAATACTATTAATAAAATCATTGGAGACCTTCATAGTAATGGTATATAA
- a CDS encoding GxxExxY protein: MKEEDKLSKEIIGAAIEVHRHLGAGLLESAYEECLCKELEIRDIGFERQKPLAVVYKGITLDCGYKLDVVVEGKVILELKSVNKFESIHDAQLLTYLKLADLKLGILINFNVSILKDGIKRIVNNL, from the coding sequence ATGAAAGAAGAAGATAAGTTGTCAAAAGAAATCATAGGTGCAGCAATTGAGGTGCATCGTCACCTTGGTGCGGGGTTGTTAGAATCAGCATACGAAGAGTGTCTTTGTAAGGAATTGGAAATTAGAGATATTGGGTTTGAGAGGCAAAAACCTCTTGCCGTGGTTTATAAAGGAATAACATTAGACTGTGGATATAAATTGGATGTAGTAGTTGAAGGCAAAGTAATTTTGGAATTAAAGTCTGTTAACAAGTTTGAATCAATTCACGACGCACAACTTTTGACATATTTAAAGCTTGCAGATTTAAAATTAGGAATTTTGATCAATTTCAATGTTTCAATTTTAAAAGACGGGATTAAGAGAATAGTCAATAATCTTTAA
- the hsdR gene encoding EcoAI/FtnUII family type I restriction enzme subunit R has translation MNEAETRAELIDPKLKTCGWGVIEGSKILRERDVCKITDGRIQVGGGRKKPLIADYILVYKGIKLAVVEAKSDELEVGEGVVQAKQYASKLNLETTYSTNGKEIYQICMKTGVESLVTDFLSPQELWDKTYADQNDWRDRFANIPFEDKSGTWQLRYYQEIAIKNTLEAVAQNRDRILLTLATGTGKTAIAFQIAWKLFQTRWNLNRDGQRRPRILFLADRNFLADQAFNAFSAFPEDAMVRIKPKDIRKRGKVPTNGSIFFTIFQSFMSESIDNGKSIIYNEYENNSQLSTVDYQLSKVAETEGEYEASNYNFGEYPKDYFDFIVIDECHRGGANDEGNWRGILEYFSPAVQLGLTATPKRKDNVDTYKYFGEPVYIYSLKEGINDGFLTPFKVKRIRTTLDDYIYTSDDNIIEGEIEEGKIYEEPDFNKIIEIKEREAKRVQIYMDESNQNEKTIIFCATQIHAAAVRDLVNQYKKNKETNYCVRVTANDGEIGEQFLREFQDNEKTIPTVLTTSQKLSTGVDARNIRNIVLMRPVNSMIEFKQIIGRGTRLFDGKEFFTIYDFVDAYHHFQDDGWDGEALPCEVCGKIVCECIGTPSPEPKPCKVCGQRPCICEKEPPQPCEKCGERPCVCIKKVKIKLRDGKEREIQHMIATSFWSADGRPISAEEFLESLYGELPNFFKDEEELRRIWSVPATRKSFLEKLEEAGYGKDELDNLQKLINAEKSDLFDVLEYVSFAIKPITREERVVNASSQIFEGLNYKQKDFLDFVLNKYIDTGVSELDQDKLPSLLELKYQSITDAAEALGGVETIKNTFIEFQKYLYQIRAA, from the coding sequence ATGAACGAAGCGGAAACAAGAGCAGAATTAATAGACCCTAAACTTAAAACCTGTGGATGGGGCGTGATCGAGGGTTCTAAAATACTCCGTGAACGGGATGTTTGTAAGATTACAGACGGCAGGATACAAGTGGGGGGCGGGAGAAAAAAACCGCTTATTGCTGATTATATTCTTGTTTACAAAGGCATTAAACTCGCGGTTGTTGAAGCTAAAAGTGATGAATTGGAAGTGGGTGAAGGCGTGGTACAGGCAAAACAGTATGCTTCCAAACTAAATTTAGAAACCACGTACTCCACTAACGGTAAAGAGATTTACCAAATCTGTATGAAAACTGGTGTAGAGAGTTTGGTAACCGATTTTCTTTCTCCTCAAGAACTTTGGGATAAAACTTATGCCGACCAGAACGACTGGCGTGATAGATTTGCAAACATTCCTTTTGAAGACAAAAGCGGAACCTGGCAATTACGTTACTATCAGGAAATTGCGATTAAAAACACACTCGAAGCAGTGGCACAAAACAGAGACAGAATTTTATTAACCCTTGCCACAGGAACAGGAAAAACGGCAATTGCTTTTCAAATTGCATGGAAACTATTTCAAACCCGTTGGAACTTAAATCGTGACGGACAGAGAAGGCCAAGAATACTGTTTTTAGCCGACCGCAACTTTTTAGCTGACCAGGCATTTAACGCATTTTCAGCATTTCCCGAAGATGCTATGGTTCGCATAAAACCCAAAGATATCAGGAAGAGAGGGAAAGTGCCAACCAACGGCAGTATCTTCTTTACCATTTTTCAATCCTTCATGTCAGAATCAATTGATAATGGAAAATCGATAATTTACAACGAATACGAAAATAATTCTCAATTATCAACTGTCGATTATCAATTAAGTAAAGTAGCTGAAACAGAAGGAGAATATGAAGCTTCAAATTATAACTTTGGGGAATACCCTAAAGATTATTTTGATTTCATAGTGATAGATGAGTGTCACAGAGGGGGAGCCAATGACGAAGGAAACTGGAGAGGGATTTTAGAATATTTTTCACCAGCCGTACAGTTGGGGCTTACTGCTACGCCCAAACGAAAAGACAATGTTGATACTTATAAATACTTTGGGGAACCTGTTTATATCTATTCACTCAAAGAAGGTATTAACGATGGATTCCTTACGCCATTCAAGGTAAAACGCATCCGGACAACGCTGGACGATTATATATACACCAGTGATGACAATATTATTGAAGGAGAGATTGAAGAAGGAAAGATATACGAAGAACCAGATTTTAATAAAATTATTGAAATAAAAGAGCGGGAGGCGAAGCGGGTTCAGATTTATATGGACGAATCCAATCAGAACGAAAAAACCATTATTTTCTGCGCCACACAAATTCACGCAGCCGCAGTTCGAGATTTGGTAAATCAATATAAAAAAAACAAAGAGACGAACTATTGTGTTCGTGTAACTGCAAACGATGGTGAAATAGGAGAACAGTTTTTGCGGGAATTCCAGGATAATGAGAAAACAATTCCAACGGTATTAACCACTTCCCAAAAACTATCAACAGGTGTTGATGCCAGAAATATTCGCAACATTGTTTTAATGCGTCCGGTAAATTCAATGATAGAGTTTAAACAGATTATAGGACGTGGTACGAGATTATTTGATGGCAAAGAGTTTTTTACTATTTACGATTTTGTGGATGCCTATCATCATTTTCAGGATGATGGCTGGGATGGCGAAGCCCTGCCTTGTGAGGTTTGTGGTAAAATAGTATGCGAGTGTATTGGAACACCATCCCCTGAACCAAAACCTTGCAAAGTTTGTGGTCAGCGACCTTGTATTTGTGAAAAAGAACCGCCACAGCCTTGTGAAAAATGCGGAGAAAGACCTTGTGTCTGCATAAAGAAAGTTAAAATTAAGCTGAGAGATGGAAAAGAGCGTGAAATACAACACATGATTGCTACTTCTTTCTGGAGTGCTGACGGCAGACCCATATCAGCCGAAGAATTTCTGGAAAGTCTTTACGGTGAATTACCTAATTTTTTTAAGGATGAAGAAGAGCTGAGAAGAATCTGGTCTGTCCCGGCAACTCGAAAATCATTCCTGGAAAAACTGGAAGAAGCCGGATATGGTAAAGATGAATTAGACAATCTGCAAAAACTGATAAATGCGGAAAAAAGTGATTTGTTTGATGTGCTCGAATATGTGTCCTTTGCGATCAAGCCCATTACCAGAGAAGAACGGGTAGTGAATGCCAGTTCACAAATTTTTGAAGGACTAAATTACAAGCAAAAAGATTTTCTGGATTTTGTTTTGAACAAATATATTGACACCGGCGTCAGCGAACTCGACCAAGATAAATTACCAAGCTTGCTGGAATTGAAATATCAATCCATTACAGATGCTGCGGAGGCACTCGGCGGTGTTGAAACAATAAAGAATACATTCATTGAATTTCAAAAGTATTTATATCAAATTAGAGCGGCGTAA
- a CDS encoding tyrosine-type recombinase/integrase has protein sequence MFKRSDIWWTCISHNGRKVQKSLETSDKKLAQAIEAKIRSEIVEGKYYERLTGQCKTFKDMMDRFMKDYAPTVSLNTQEGYKYYLKNLNRFFGNPGLMSITPKIVAKYKLYRRDYGASPSTVNRELYMLSKAFNLAVKEWEWLKDNPVSRVQKERENNEVDRWLTEDEERRLLGNSPDWLREIIVFALNTGLRQDELLSLEWSRVNQLRKTILIQKTKNNKPNTLPLNSLALNVIMQKHEGKVRSLKNDLVFISMSGTKIGKRNLIRAFAQALENAEIKEFTFHCLRHTFATRLAQNGVDIYKIAKLLNHKDLKNTQRYSHHCQESLMVGVQILEKFDYNLTTMAQKGG, from the coding sequence ATGTTTAAACGAAGCGATATCTGGTGGACGTGTATTAGTCATAACGGCAGGAAGGTTCAGAAGAGTCTTGAAACCTCTGACAAAAAGCTTGCACAAGCTATAGAGGCTAAGATCAGGAGTGAGATTGTTGAGGGAAAGTATTATGAGAGATTGACAGGGCAGTGCAAAACCTTCAAGGACATGATGGATAGGTTTATGAAGGATTATGCTCCTACAGTTTCTTTGAATACTCAAGAAGGGTACAAATATTATTTAAAAAATCTTAACAGGTTTTTTGGCAATCCAGGTTTGATGTCTATAACGCCTAAGATTGTAGCAAAATATAAATTGTATCGTAGAGATTACGGAGCAAGCCCTTCAACTGTAAACCGTGAGCTTTATATGCTTTCAAAGGCTTTCAATCTGGCAGTCAAAGAGTGGGAGTGGCTAAAGGATAATCCTGTTTCCAGGGTACAGAAGGAGCGGGAGAACAATGAAGTTGACAGGTGGCTGACAGAAGATGAGGAGAGAAGGCTTCTTGGAAATAGTCCTGACTGGCTACGTGAGATAATAGTTTTTGCATTGAACACAGGTTTACGACAGGATGAACTATTATCCCTTGAGTGGAGCCGTGTAAATCAGCTCCGTAAAACTATTCTTATACAAAAGACTAAGAATAATAAGCCCAACACTCTTCCTCTGAATAGTCTGGCACTGAATGTCATTATGCAGAAGCATGAAGGTAAGGTGAGAAGCCTTAAGAATGATCTTGTGTTTATCAGTATGTCAGGTACAAAGATTGGTAAGCGTAACCTGATAAGGGCATTTGCCCAGGCATTAGAAAATGCGGAGATTAAGGAGTTTACTTTTCATTGTCTTCGTCACACATTTGCCACAAGATTAGCCCAGAATGGTGTAGATATTTACAAAATAGCAAAGCTCTTAAATCATAAAGATCTGAAGAATACGCAACGCTATTCGCACCATTGCCAGGAAAGTTTAATGGTTGGAGTTCAGATTTTGGAAAAGTTTGACTACAATCTTACTACAATGGCTCAAAAAGGTGGTTGA
- a CDS encoding IS1634 family transposase: MAYTVEQKIKGRIYLYKVESYWDKAKKQSRQRRTYIGPKRNVNKDKTKQIRSSLVSKGQGNVFLLRFLSDKLGLTEILKSLFPDNYQEILALAFYEIIEASALYLFPYWLDEHNLPRVKKMYSPDISKLCDILGRSQSQRVEFVQKWIEHLKPINGIFYDITSISSYSTNVDFIEWGYNRDKENLPQLNMGVTFCHNHSLPIYYNLYPGSIVDVTTLKNCVEYLKVFKLKDILFVLDRGFFSKANVLEMNNSKSKVSFVQPLPFSLKKVKTLIKKNKRLLSDLSSAFKFNEEILHYQQRPFEFDGNEFDAHIFFNEKSEVEQKHNFFSVLFEYEEKFKDKSFKVLKEYLKYRKLNIPEKYRDYFKWNKTTLRIEKNAKKIKSFIYKMGSFVLITNKQQMDKAEVLNLYRQKDQVEKMFDIYKNEMNGDRLRAHSQYNVDGRLFIKFVALIIYAEASRVMKEKKLFNKYTVKELFAELKKLKITHIEKNDPILSELSKRQKIIFDAFGIQEDTLHSY; this comes from the coding sequence ATGGCTTATACTGTAGAGCAGAAAATAAAAGGTAGGATATACCTCTACAAGGTAGAAAGTTACTGGGATAAAGCAAAAAAGCAATCACGTCAACGAAGAACCTATATCGGTCCAAAACGGAACGTAAATAAGGATAAAACCAAGCAAATCCGTTCCAGTTTGGTCTCAAAAGGACAAGGCAACGTCTTTTTGCTAAGATTTTTATCAGACAAGCTTGGATTGACGGAGATTTTAAAATCTCTCTTTCCTGATAACTATCAAGAGATATTAGCATTAGCATTTTATGAAATTATAGAAGCCTCGGCCTTGTACCTGTTTCCTTATTGGCTTGATGAGCATAATTTGCCGAGAGTTAAAAAGATGTATTCTCCTGACATATCAAAACTGTGTGATATTTTGGGAAGATCGCAATCACAAAGGGTAGAGTTTGTTCAAAAATGGATAGAACATTTAAAGCCAATCAACGGGATATTTTACGATATAACTTCTATTTCCAGCTACTCTACAAACGTTGATTTTATAGAATGGGGTTACAATCGTGATAAAGAGAATCTACCTCAATTAAATATGGGAGTAACATTTTGCCACAATCACTCTTTACCCATTTATTACAATTTATACCCTGGAAGTATTGTAGATGTTACTACCTTAAAGAACTGCGTTGAGTATTTGAAAGTATTCAAGCTAAAAGACATTTTGTTTGTGCTGGATAGAGGTTTCTTTAGTAAAGCAAATGTATTGGAAATGAATAACAGCAAAAGCAAAGTGTCCTTTGTTCAGCCACTGCCTTTTAGCTTAAAAAAAGTAAAGACTTTAATAAAAAAAAATAAACGATTATTGTCAGATCTTTCCAGTGCCTTTAAATTCAATGAAGAGATACTGCATTACCAGCAAAGACCTTTTGAATTTGATGGAAACGAATTTGACGCACATATTTTTTTCAATGAAAAATCTGAAGTAGAACAAAAACATAATTTTTTCTCAGTATTATTCGAATACGAGGAGAAGTTTAAGGATAAAAGTTTTAAAGTGCTTAAGGAATACCTGAAATATAGAAAGTTAAATATTCCAGAAAAATACAGAGATTATTTTAAATGGAATAAAACGACATTGCGGATAGAAAAAAATGCAAAAAAGATAAAATCGTTTATTTATAAAATGGGAAGCTTTGTGTTAATAACAAACAAACAACAAATGGACAAAGCGGAAGTATTAAATCTTTATCGCCAAAAAGATCAGGTTGAAAAAATGTTTGATATATACAAAAATGAAATGAATGGAGATAGGTTGCGAGCACATAGTCAATATAATGTCGATGGCCGTTTATTTATAAAATTTGTTGCGTTGATTATCTATGCAGAAGCATCAAGAGTTATGAAGGAAAAGAAGTTATTTAACAAATACACAGTAAAAGAATTATTTGCTGAACTCAAAAAATTAAAAATCACTCACATAGAGAAAAACGATCCGATTCTCAGCGAATTATCCAAAAGACAAAAAATTATTTTTGATGCTTTCGGCATCCAGGAAGACACATTGCATAGTTATTAA
- a CDS encoding ATP-binding protein: MNKKQLIELLNELVKELHESEWIEFKLNFHSPEEIGEQISALANGACIQNKPFGYLVFGVEDQTQLIKGTAFKAKSHKKGNEDLEHWLVTRINPKIDFKERELVANALIHQDLTVKGFPMVEIFTDRIEISNSGIPLVTPDRFIDAYVSRNEKLADLMRRIGFCEEKGSGLDKVIFFNELYQLPAINVIVAENQTRVTMYGYKTLNSLDKKEKIRACYQHACLKYVSNEKMTNQSLRERFKIEDHNYSIASRIIKDALLDGAIKEDDPDSKSRKYASYLPFWA; encoded by the coding sequence ATGAATAAAAAACAGTTGATAGAATTATTGAACGAGCTTGTGAAGGAGCTCCATGAAAGTGAATGGATAGAGTTTAAGCTAAATTTTCATTCACCCGAAGAAATTGGTGAACAGATTTCAGCCCTGGCTAATGGGGCATGCATTCAAAATAAACCGTTTGGGTATTTGGTTTTTGGGGTTGAGGACCAAACACAACTTATTAAAGGAACTGCGTTTAAAGCAAAATCACATAAAAAAGGGAATGAAGATTTAGAACATTGGCTTGTCACACGTATAAACCCCAAAATAGATTTTAAAGAGAGGGAACTTGTTGCAAATGCGTTAATACATCAAGACCTCACAGTAAAAGGGTTTCCAATGGTAGAAATTTTTACTGATAGAATTGAAATCTCAAATTCTGGAATTCCATTGGTTACTCCGGATAGATTTATTGATGCTTATGTATCACGTAATGAAAAACTAGCTGATTTAATGCGTAGAATTGGATTCTGTGAAGAAAAAGGAAGTGGATTAGACAAGGTTATTTTCTTTAACGAGCTTTATCAATTACCGGCTATAAATGTAATTGTTGCTGAAAATCAAACAAGAGTCACCATGTATGGCTATAAGACACTTAACAGCTTAGATAAAAAAGAAAAGATTAGGGCTTGTTATCAGCATGCTTGTTTAAAATATGTTTCTAACGAGAAAATGACAAACCAATCATTAAGAGAAAGATTTAAAATTGAAGACCATAATTATTCTATTGCATCTAGAATTATTAAGGACGCATTACTTGACGGGGCAATAAAAGAAGATGATCCTGATAGTAAATCAAGAAAATATGCAAGTTATTTGCCATTTTGGGCATAA
- the tnpC gene encoding IS66 family transposase, which produces MEAVVEITDFSIENVLAQNDELRCKLESRDHQIMLLEEKINYLLYHRFSSKSERFDKRQQLLFGNEDAACEVEPATETKVPEHTRKTGGRRVPPQHLPRVRVEHDLLEEEKQCSCGSCLNRIGEEVSFQYDVIPARFQVIENIKFKYSCSNSKCKQPPITAQQSPPAPLPRTQASPGVLAWVGSSKFADGLPLNRIASIAGKRFGVPFTSTTLADWMIKGAEQIISPLVATMENALDGHDYLHIDETTLQVLSEEGRTAKQKSYIWCRVTGGNDTPIVLMHYSPSRAGAVASKLLEGFSGFLQTDGYAGYGASASRPNVIQLGCWAHVRRKFDVARKASSPGAANIARQGMELIRELYYLDNQEKEKPPDQRKRYRQEVVKSCLDKIRSWINRNQVQAFSYGGLLSNAFTYINNQWSKLTVFVEDGRLQLDNNNAERHIRPIATGRKVWLFAQSEAGARATATWYSLVETARANGLEPYWYLRKVFEEMPMYLRDRKPVNDLLPWNVDSKELEQLARRD; this is translated from the coding sequence ATGGAAGCGGTGGTTGAAATAACAGATTTTAGTATTGAAAATGTGCTTGCGCAGAACGATGAGTTGCGTTGTAAACTCGAATCTAGAGACCACCAGATCATGCTACTCGAAGAAAAGATCAACTACCTCCTTTATCATCGTTTCAGTTCAAAGTCTGAGCGTTTTGATAAGCGCCAGCAATTGCTGTTCGGTAACGAGGATGCTGCTTGTGAGGTTGAACCTGCAACCGAAACTAAGGTACCTGAGCACACCAGAAAGACTGGTGGTCGACGTGTCCCTCCCCAGCATCTTCCGCGTGTTCGCGTGGAGCATGATCTGCTGGAAGAAGAGAAACAGTGTTCCTGTGGTTCTTGCCTGAATCGAATAGGAGAAGAGGTTTCATTTCAGTACGACGTGATTCCCGCCAGGTTTCAAGTAATAGAGAACATTAAGTTCAAGTACAGTTGCTCTAACTCCAAGTGCAAGCAACCGCCAATAACTGCACAACAAAGTCCACCGGCTCCTTTGCCTCGAACCCAAGCATCACCAGGTGTTCTTGCCTGGGTTGGTTCGAGCAAATTTGCTGATGGTCTTCCGCTAAACCGTATAGCTTCTATTGCTGGAAAACGTTTTGGCGTACCGTTCACCAGTACCACATTGGCAGACTGGATGATCAAAGGTGCAGAGCAAATTATTTCTCCTCTGGTAGCTACCATGGAAAATGCGCTTGATGGACATGACTATCTTCACATTGATGAAACCACCCTTCAGGTTCTGAGCGAAGAAGGACGAACTGCTAAACAGAAGTCCTATATCTGGTGTCGTGTTACTGGCGGTAACGATACCCCGATTGTACTTATGCACTACAGTCCCAGCCGTGCAGGAGCTGTAGCCAGCAAACTGTTGGAAGGGTTCAGTGGTTTTTTGCAAACCGATGGTTACGCTGGTTATGGGGCATCAGCCTCGCGTCCTAATGTTATCCAGTTGGGATGCTGGGCACATGTTCGTCGTAAGTTTGATGTTGCAAGAAAAGCCAGTTCGCCAGGCGCTGCCAATATTGCCCGGCAAGGCATGGAGTTGATCAGAGAACTCTACTACCTTGACAATCAAGAAAAAGAGAAACCACCGGATCAACGAAAGAGATATAGACAAGAGGTAGTTAAGTCTTGCTTGGATAAGATCCGTTCCTGGATTAATAGAAATCAGGTGCAGGCGTTTAGCTATGGAGGTTTGCTGTCGAATGCATTTACCTACATTAACAACCAATGGTCAAAACTAACAGTTTTCGTGGAAGACGGACGCCTGCAACTGGACAACAACAATGCGGAACGTCATATCCGGCCTATTGCGACGGGTAGAAAGGTGTGGTTGTTTGCACAAAGCGAGGCCGGTGCAAGGGCAACTGCAACTTGGTATTCGCTGGTTGAAACTGCAAGGGCTAATGGATTAGAGCCTTACTGGTATCTTCGAAAGGTTTTCGAAGAGATGCCAATGTATTTACGAGATCGAAAACCAGTAAATGATTTACTGCCTTGGAATGTCGATTCCAAGGAACTGGAGCAACTCGCTAGACGTGATTAA
- a CDS encoding site-specific integrase has product MHVFTDRDGNPYKSIKHSFSTALRKAGIHDFRFHDCRHTFASHLVMAGVDLVSVKDLLGHKSLTMTLRYAHLASGHKRKAVNTLDRLLQNRQEDGDCDHVVTKTFQNSLQ; this is encoded by the coding sequence ATCCACGTATTCACTGACAGGGATGGTAATCCATACAAGTCAATCAAGCATAGCTTCAGTACGGCATTAAGGAAGGCGGGAATCCATGATTTCAGATTCCATGATTGTCGTCACACTTTTGCGAGTCATCTTGTTATGGCTGGTGTTGATCTGGTTAGTGTAAAGGATTTACTTGGACACAAATCATTAACCATGACTCTGAGGTATGCACATCTTGCATCAGGGCACAAACGAAAAGCAGTCAATACCCTTGATAGGCTTTTGCAGAACAGGCAGGAAGATGGTGATTGTGACCACGTAGTGACCAAAACATTTCAAAACAGTCTGCAATAG